One window of Medicago truncatula cultivar Jemalong A17 chromosome 2, MtrunA17r5.0-ANR, whole genome shotgun sequence genomic DNA carries:
- the LOC11424717 gene encoding methyltransferase-like protein 25 isoform X4: MGDERRYSCETAADTVAWINDIIQFLTPHFSSFINPHVVHFFKDRLWENVNAEWINFLRREPVQNLLLIPSGVVQDHWPTSLKEFILKLRSMVFCREQADINTALPGLQMTSINRVIAQGMNGKKKHEVEALSAVVSIVADSVRADAIVDVGAGQGYLAQVLAFQYQHPVIAIDACSHHGMVTDARAERIKKHYTSKMVKSGSGMQNLNVPKTITCRVLSIESLKTLVETSVPSDDHEQSTLRGENQEDKGKLDCPNDANNRPSTVLAGLHACGDLSVIMLKTFLGCRDVEAVVSIGCCYNLLSEESIGDGESQCGFPMSHAVRSTGLSLGKSARDLACQRDGGALICMLAFTTLSYMLFALPFKWFFLNIIRKLRSVLLQLDAKGRLCVGETKGDLQSLTLSCTLKEVHVTRDKISLLECLLSQKLKGLLALHQKHKPYLVKFLPMKALNMKGLKLITNSQILRISASLDCLILDLNIHMM, from the exons ATGGGCGATGAGCGCAGGTATTCATGCGAAACAGCAGCCGATACAGTGGCATGGATCAACGACATCATCCAATTCCTCACTCCTCACTTCTCCTCCTTCATTAACCCTCACGTCGTTCATTTCTTCAAG GATAGGCTTTGGGAGAATGTTAATGCTGAATGGATCAATTTCCTCAGAAGAGAACCCGTTCAGAATCTTCTCTTAATACCTTCTGGAGTAGTGCAG GATCACTGGCCTACTTCTCTGAAGGAGTTCATCCTAAAATTGAGGTCTATGGTGTTTTGTAGAGAACAAGCAGATATAAACACG GCATTACCTGGTCTGCAGATGACTTCAATTAACAGAGTTATTGCCCAGGGCATGAATGGGAAGAAAAAGCATGAA GTAGAAGCTCTTTCTGCCGTTGTAAGTATAGTTGCAGATAGTGTGAGAGCTGATGCCATTGTTGATGTTGGTGCTGGTCAG GGTTATCTGGCACAAGTACTTGCCTTTCAATATCAGCATCCTGTCATTGCCATTGATGCATGTTCTCACCATGGGATGGTCACCGATGCACGGGCAGAGAGGATTAAGAAGCACTACACATCAAAGATGGTAAAATCTGG ATCAGGTATGCAGAATTTGAATGTGCCGAAGACAATCACATGCCGTGTGTTGTCCATTGAATCTTTGAAAACCTTGGTTGAAACATCTGTGCCTAGTGATGATCATGAGCAATCCACATTAAGGGGGGAAAATCAAGAAGATAAAGGGAAACTAGATTGTCCCAATGACGCAAACAACAGGCCTTCAACTGTTCTTGCTGGCCTTCATGCCTGCGGTGATCTTTCAGTGATTATGCTGAA GACTTTCTTAGGCTGCAGAGATGTTGAAGCTGTTGTTAGTATTGGTTGTTGTTACAATCTACTATCTGAAGAAAGCATTGGCGATGGTGAATCTCAATGTGGATTTCCAATGAGTCATGCTGTGAGATCCACTGGCTTGTCACTTGGAAAAAGTGCACGTGATCTTGCTTGCCAG AGAGATGGAGGAGCCTTGATATGCATGCTGGCATTCACAACTTTGAGTTACATGCTTTTCGCGCTGCCTTTCAAATG GTTCTTTCTAAATATTATCCGGAAGTTGCGATCAGTACTCCTTCAATTGGACGCAAAGGGAAGGCTCTGCGTAGGCGAAACCAAAGGAGATCTGCAGAGTCTGACTCTAAGCTGCACCTTAAAGGAAGTACATGTAACACGAGACAAAATTTCCCTGCTGGAGTGCCTGCTGAGTCAAAAGCTG AAGGGACTTTTGGCTCTGCATCAGAAACACAAACCTTATCTGGTGAAATTTCTTCCAATGAAAGCGCTGAATATGAAGGGATTAAAATTGATAACAAATTCTCAAATTTTGAGAATTTCTGCCAGTCTGGATTGTCTCATCTTGGACTTAAACATTCACATGATGTAA
- the LOC11424717 gene encoding methyltransferase-like protein 25 isoform X5 — protein MGDERRYSCETAADTVAWINDIIQFLTPHFSSFINPHVVHFFKDRLWENVNAEWINFLRREPVQNLLLIPSGVVQDHWPTSLKEFILKLRSMVFCREQADINTALPGLQMTSINRVIAQGMNGKKKHEVEALSAVVSIVADSVRADAIVDVGAGQGYLAQVLAFQYQHPVIAIDACSHHGMVTDARAERIKKHYTSKMVKSGSGMQNLNVPKTITCRVLSIESLKTLVETSVPSDDHEQSTLRGENQEDKGKLDCPNDANNRPSTVLAGLHACGDLSVIMLKTFLGCRDVEAVVSIGCCYNLLSEESIGDGESQCGFPMSHAVRSTGLSLGKSARDLACQSAERWRSLDMHAGIHNFELHAFRAAFQMKGLLALHQKHKPYLVKFLPMKALNMKGLKLITNSQILRISASLDCLILDLNIHMM, from the exons ATGGGCGATGAGCGCAGGTATTCATGCGAAACAGCAGCCGATACAGTGGCATGGATCAACGACATCATCCAATTCCTCACTCCTCACTTCTCCTCCTTCATTAACCCTCACGTCGTTCATTTCTTCAAG GATAGGCTTTGGGAGAATGTTAATGCTGAATGGATCAATTTCCTCAGAAGAGAACCCGTTCAGAATCTTCTCTTAATACCTTCTGGAGTAGTGCAG GATCACTGGCCTACTTCTCTGAAGGAGTTCATCCTAAAATTGAGGTCTATGGTGTTTTGTAGAGAACAAGCAGATATAAACACG GCATTACCTGGTCTGCAGATGACTTCAATTAACAGAGTTATTGCCCAGGGCATGAATGGGAAGAAAAAGCATGAA GTAGAAGCTCTTTCTGCCGTTGTAAGTATAGTTGCAGATAGTGTGAGAGCTGATGCCATTGTTGATGTTGGTGCTGGTCAG GGTTATCTGGCACAAGTACTTGCCTTTCAATATCAGCATCCTGTCATTGCCATTGATGCATGTTCTCACCATGGGATGGTCACCGATGCACGGGCAGAGAGGATTAAGAAGCACTACACATCAAAGATGGTAAAATCTGG ATCAGGTATGCAGAATTTGAATGTGCCGAAGACAATCACATGCCGTGTGTTGTCCATTGAATCTTTGAAAACCTTGGTTGAAACATCTGTGCCTAGTGATGATCATGAGCAATCCACATTAAGGGGGGAAAATCAAGAAGATAAAGGGAAACTAGATTGTCCCAATGACGCAAACAACAGGCCTTCAACTGTTCTTGCTGGCCTTCATGCCTGCGGTGATCTTTCAGTGATTATGCTGAA GACTTTCTTAGGCTGCAGAGATGTTGAAGCTGTTGTTAGTATTGGTTGTTGTTACAATCTACTATCTGAAGAAAGCATTGGCGATGGTGAATCTCAATGTGGATTTCCAATGAGTCATGCTGTGAGATCCACTGGCTTGTCACTTGGAAAAAGTGCACGTGATCTTGCTTGCCAG aGTGCAGAGAGATGGAGGAGCCTTGATATGCATGCTGGCATTCACAACTTTGAGTTACATGCTTTTCGCGCTGCCTTTCAAATG AAGGGACTTTTGGCTCTGCATCAGAAACACAAACCTTATCTGGTGAAATTTCTTCCAATGAAAGCGCTGAATATGAAGGGATTAAAATTGATAACAAATTCTCAAATTTTGAGAATTTCTGCCAGTCTGGATTGTCTCATCTTGGACTTAAACATTCACATGATGTAA
- the LOC11424717 gene encoding methyltransferase-like protein 25 isoform X2: MGDERRYSCETAADTVAWINDIIQFLTPHFSSFINPHVVHFFKDRLWENVNAEWINFLRREPVQNLLLIPSGVVQDHWPTSLKEFILKLRSMVFCREQADINTALPGLQMTSINRVIAQGMNGKKKHEVEALSAVVSIVADSVRADAIVDVGAGQGYLAQVLAFQYQHPVIAIDACSHHGMVTDARAERIKKHYTSKMVKSGSGMQNLNVPKTITCRVLSIESLKTLVETSVPSDDHEQSTLRGENQEDKGKLDCPNDANNRPSTVLAGLHACGDLSVIMLKTFLGCRDVEAVVSIGCCYNLLSEESIGDGESQCGFPMSHAVRSTGLSLGKSARDLACQVLSKYYPEVAISTPSIGRKGKALRRRNQRRSAESDSKLHLKGSTCNTRQNFPAGVPAESKAEGTFGSASETQTLSGEISSNESAEYEGIKIDNKFSNFENFCQSGLSHLGLKHSHDVSLQGTWKEVEPFSDLIGPYWSLRAALGPLLETLILLDRLLFLQEQGNALEAYLLPIFDPNISPRNVAIIAKKIDKDLRSS; encoded by the exons ATGGGCGATGAGCGCAGGTATTCATGCGAAACAGCAGCCGATACAGTGGCATGGATCAACGACATCATCCAATTCCTCACTCCTCACTTCTCCTCCTTCATTAACCCTCACGTCGTTCATTTCTTCAAG GATAGGCTTTGGGAGAATGTTAATGCTGAATGGATCAATTTCCTCAGAAGAGAACCCGTTCAGAATCTTCTCTTAATACCTTCTGGAGTAGTGCAG GATCACTGGCCTACTTCTCTGAAGGAGTTCATCCTAAAATTGAGGTCTATGGTGTTTTGTAGAGAACAAGCAGATATAAACACG GCATTACCTGGTCTGCAGATGACTTCAATTAACAGAGTTATTGCCCAGGGCATGAATGGGAAGAAAAAGCATGAA GTAGAAGCTCTTTCTGCCGTTGTAAGTATAGTTGCAGATAGTGTGAGAGCTGATGCCATTGTTGATGTTGGTGCTGGTCAG GGTTATCTGGCACAAGTACTTGCCTTTCAATATCAGCATCCTGTCATTGCCATTGATGCATGTTCTCACCATGGGATGGTCACCGATGCACGGGCAGAGAGGATTAAGAAGCACTACACATCAAAGATGGTAAAATCTGG ATCAGGTATGCAGAATTTGAATGTGCCGAAGACAATCACATGCCGTGTGTTGTCCATTGAATCTTTGAAAACCTTGGTTGAAACATCTGTGCCTAGTGATGATCATGAGCAATCCACATTAAGGGGGGAAAATCAAGAAGATAAAGGGAAACTAGATTGTCCCAATGACGCAAACAACAGGCCTTCAACTGTTCTTGCTGGCCTTCATGCCTGCGGTGATCTTTCAGTGATTATGCTGAA GACTTTCTTAGGCTGCAGAGATGTTGAAGCTGTTGTTAGTATTGGTTGTTGTTACAATCTACTATCTGAAGAAAGCATTGGCGATGGTGAATCTCAATGTGGATTTCCAATGAGTCATGCTGTGAGATCCACTGGCTTGTCACTTGGAAAAAGTGCACGTGATCTTGCTTGCCAG GTTCTTTCTAAATATTATCCGGAAGTTGCGATCAGTACTCCTTCAATTGGACGCAAAGGGAAGGCTCTGCGTAGGCGAAACCAAAGGAGATCTGCAGAGTCTGACTCTAAGCTGCACCTTAAAGGAAGTACATGTAACACGAGACAAAATTTCCCTGCTGGAGTGCCTGCTGAGTCAAAAGCTG AAGGGACTTTTGGCTCTGCATCAGAAACACAAACCTTATCTGGTGAAATTTCTTCCAATGAAAGCGCTGAATATGAAGGGATTAAAATTGATAACAAATTCTCAAATTTTGAGAATTTCTGCCAGTCTGGATTGTCTCATCTTGGACTTAAACATTCACATGATGTAAGCCTGCAAGGCACATGGAAGGAAGTAGAACCATTTTCT GACCTTATAGGACCATATTGGTCTCTCAGAGCTGCTTTAGGGCCTCTTTTGGAAACTCTTATTCTGCTTGATAGGCTATTGTTTCTTCAAGAGCAAGGTAATGCATTGGAAGCCTACCTGTTGCCAATATTTGACCCAAATATATCTCCCAGAAATGTGGCTATAATTGCCAAAAAGATTGACAAAGATTTAAGGTCATCCTGA
- the LOC11424717 gene encoding protein RRNAD1 isoform X1 yields the protein MGDERRYSCETAADTVAWINDIIQFLTPHFSSFINPHVVHFFKDRLWENVNAEWINFLRREPVQNLLLIPSGVVQDHWPTSLKEFILKLRSMVFCREQADINTALPGLQMTSINRVIAQGMNGKKKHEVEALSAVVSIVADSVRADAIVDVGAGQGYLAQVLAFQYQHPVIAIDACSHHGMVTDARAERIKKHYTSKMVKSGSGMQNLNVPKTITCRVLSIESLKTLVETSVPSDDHEQSTLRGENQEDKGKLDCPNDANNRPSTVLAGLHACGDLSVIMLKTFLGCRDVEAVVSIGCCYNLLSEESIGDGESQCGFPMSHAVRSTGLSLGKSARDLACQSAERWRSLDMHAGIHNFELHAFRAAFQMVLSKYYPEVAISTPSIGRKGKALRRRNQRRSAESDSKLHLKGSTCNTRQNFPAGVPAESKAEGTFGSASETQTLSGEISSNESAEYEGIKIDNKFSNFENFCQSGLSHLGLKHSHDVSLQGTWKEVEPFSDLIGPYWSLRAALGPLLETLILLDRLLFLQEQGNALEAYLLPIFDPNISPRNVAIIAKKIDKDLRSS from the exons ATGGGCGATGAGCGCAGGTATTCATGCGAAACAGCAGCCGATACAGTGGCATGGATCAACGACATCATCCAATTCCTCACTCCTCACTTCTCCTCCTTCATTAACCCTCACGTCGTTCATTTCTTCAAG GATAGGCTTTGGGAGAATGTTAATGCTGAATGGATCAATTTCCTCAGAAGAGAACCCGTTCAGAATCTTCTCTTAATACCTTCTGGAGTAGTGCAG GATCACTGGCCTACTTCTCTGAAGGAGTTCATCCTAAAATTGAGGTCTATGGTGTTTTGTAGAGAACAAGCAGATATAAACACG GCATTACCTGGTCTGCAGATGACTTCAATTAACAGAGTTATTGCCCAGGGCATGAATGGGAAGAAAAAGCATGAA GTAGAAGCTCTTTCTGCCGTTGTAAGTATAGTTGCAGATAGTGTGAGAGCTGATGCCATTGTTGATGTTGGTGCTGGTCAG GGTTATCTGGCACAAGTACTTGCCTTTCAATATCAGCATCCTGTCATTGCCATTGATGCATGTTCTCACCATGGGATGGTCACCGATGCACGGGCAGAGAGGATTAAGAAGCACTACACATCAAAGATGGTAAAATCTGG ATCAGGTATGCAGAATTTGAATGTGCCGAAGACAATCACATGCCGTGTGTTGTCCATTGAATCTTTGAAAACCTTGGTTGAAACATCTGTGCCTAGTGATGATCATGAGCAATCCACATTAAGGGGGGAAAATCAAGAAGATAAAGGGAAACTAGATTGTCCCAATGACGCAAACAACAGGCCTTCAACTGTTCTTGCTGGCCTTCATGCCTGCGGTGATCTTTCAGTGATTATGCTGAA GACTTTCTTAGGCTGCAGAGATGTTGAAGCTGTTGTTAGTATTGGTTGTTGTTACAATCTACTATCTGAAGAAAGCATTGGCGATGGTGAATCTCAATGTGGATTTCCAATGAGTCATGCTGTGAGATCCACTGGCTTGTCACTTGGAAAAAGTGCACGTGATCTTGCTTGCCAG aGTGCAGAGAGATGGAGGAGCCTTGATATGCATGCTGGCATTCACAACTTTGAGTTACATGCTTTTCGCGCTGCCTTTCAAATG GTTCTTTCTAAATATTATCCGGAAGTTGCGATCAGTACTCCTTCAATTGGACGCAAAGGGAAGGCTCTGCGTAGGCGAAACCAAAGGAGATCTGCAGAGTCTGACTCTAAGCTGCACCTTAAAGGAAGTACATGTAACACGAGACAAAATTTCCCTGCTGGAGTGCCTGCTGAGTCAAAAGCTG AAGGGACTTTTGGCTCTGCATCAGAAACACAAACCTTATCTGGTGAAATTTCTTCCAATGAAAGCGCTGAATATGAAGGGATTAAAATTGATAACAAATTCTCAAATTTTGAGAATTTCTGCCAGTCTGGATTGTCTCATCTTGGACTTAAACATTCACATGATGTAAGCCTGCAAGGCACATGGAAGGAAGTAGAACCATTTTCT GACCTTATAGGACCATATTGGTCTCTCAGAGCTGCTTTAGGGCCTCTTTTGGAAACTCTTATTCTGCTTGATAGGCTATTGTTTCTTCAAGAGCAAGGTAATGCATTGGAAGCCTACCTGTTGCCAATATTTGACCCAAATATATCTCCCAGAAATGTGGCTATAATTGCCAAAAAGATTGACAAAGATTTAAGGTCATCCTGA
- the LOC11424717 gene encoding protein RRNAD1 isoform X3, with protein sequence MNSLHRKSWWQDHWPTSLKEFILKLRSMVFCREQADINTALPGLQMTSINRVIAQGMNGKKKHEVEALSAVVSIVADSVRADAIVDVGAGQGYLAQVLAFQYQHPVIAIDACSHHGMVTDARAERIKKHYTSKMVKSGSGMQNLNVPKTITCRVLSIESLKTLVETSVPSDDHEQSTLRGENQEDKGKLDCPNDANNRPSTVLAGLHACGDLSVIMLKTFLGCRDVEAVVSIGCCYNLLSEESIGDGESQCGFPMSHAVRSTGLSLGKSARDLACQSAERWRSLDMHAGIHNFELHAFRAAFQMVLSKYYPEVAISTPSIGRKGKALRRRNQRRSAESDSKLHLKGSTCNTRQNFPAGVPAESKAEGTFGSASETQTLSGEISSNESAEYEGIKIDNKFSNFENFCQSGLSHLGLKHSHDVSLQGTWKEVEPFSDLIGPYWSLRAALGPLLETLILLDRLLFLQEQGNALEAYLLPIFDPNISPRNVAIIAKKIDKDLRSS encoded by the exons ATGAATTCTCTTCACCGAAAATCTTGGTGGCAGGATCACTGGCCTACTTCTCTGAAGGAGTTCATCCTAAAATTGAGGTCTATGGTGTTTTGTAGAGAACAAGCAGATATAAACACG GCATTACCTGGTCTGCAGATGACTTCAATTAACAGAGTTATTGCCCAGGGCATGAATGGGAAGAAAAAGCATGAA GTAGAAGCTCTTTCTGCCGTTGTAAGTATAGTTGCAGATAGTGTGAGAGCTGATGCCATTGTTGATGTTGGTGCTGGTCAG GGTTATCTGGCACAAGTACTTGCCTTTCAATATCAGCATCCTGTCATTGCCATTGATGCATGTTCTCACCATGGGATGGTCACCGATGCACGGGCAGAGAGGATTAAGAAGCACTACACATCAAAGATGGTAAAATCTGG ATCAGGTATGCAGAATTTGAATGTGCCGAAGACAATCACATGCCGTGTGTTGTCCATTGAATCTTTGAAAACCTTGGTTGAAACATCTGTGCCTAGTGATGATCATGAGCAATCCACATTAAGGGGGGAAAATCAAGAAGATAAAGGGAAACTAGATTGTCCCAATGACGCAAACAACAGGCCTTCAACTGTTCTTGCTGGCCTTCATGCCTGCGGTGATCTTTCAGTGATTATGCTGAA GACTTTCTTAGGCTGCAGAGATGTTGAAGCTGTTGTTAGTATTGGTTGTTGTTACAATCTACTATCTGAAGAAAGCATTGGCGATGGTGAATCTCAATGTGGATTTCCAATGAGTCATGCTGTGAGATCCACTGGCTTGTCACTTGGAAAAAGTGCACGTGATCTTGCTTGCCAG aGTGCAGAGAGATGGAGGAGCCTTGATATGCATGCTGGCATTCACAACTTTGAGTTACATGCTTTTCGCGCTGCCTTTCAAATG GTTCTTTCTAAATATTATCCGGAAGTTGCGATCAGTACTCCTTCAATTGGACGCAAAGGGAAGGCTCTGCGTAGGCGAAACCAAAGGAGATCTGCAGAGTCTGACTCTAAGCTGCACCTTAAAGGAAGTACATGTAACACGAGACAAAATTTCCCTGCTGGAGTGCCTGCTGAGTCAAAAGCTG AAGGGACTTTTGGCTCTGCATCAGAAACACAAACCTTATCTGGTGAAATTTCTTCCAATGAAAGCGCTGAATATGAAGGGATTAAAATTGATAACAAATTCTCAAATTTTGAGAATTTCTGCCAGTCTGGATTGTCTCATCTTGGACTTAAACATTCACATGATGTAAGCCTGCAAGGCACATGGAAGGAAGTAGAACCATTTTCT GACCTTATAGGACCATATTGGTCTCTCAGAGCTGCTTTAGGGCCTCTTTTGGAAACTCTTATTCTGCTTGATAGGCTATTGTTTCTTCAAGAGCAAGGTAATGCATTGGAAGCCTACCTGTTGCCAATATTTGACCCAAATATATCTCCCAGAAATGTGGCTATAATTGCCAAAAAGATTGACAAAGATTTAAGGTCATCCTGA